In Thermodesulfobacteriota bacterium, the following proteins share a genomic window:
- a CDS encoding glycosyltransferase, translating into MHNHFNILDHPIIFTFPRRLTPFSSWHEHIPFAMLLVDILKPRVIVELGTQYGDSYCAFCQAVQELSLNTSCYAIDTWRGDAHTGSYGPEVLADLSEHHDPLYGSFSRLVESTFDEALEHFNDGTIDLLHIDGYHTYDAVRHDFESWLPKMSDCGVILFHDINVRKGDFGVWRLWEELKEKYPHFEFVHGHGLGVLAIGRRQSGAFQELMRASPDEVLRIRSFLFHISQRLTLKTEYMAQLSAEHKRFMLDITQLPSIVKAQERSLTEKNQRLEGLLAEQKGLNHKIKILQASLEQREEEAMRLEEEQRRLTQRINQLETTIQNQQQEINDKVEQVQEMIELIGQKDTVIQEKDKQILEVGKMKNPLVSVIMPAYNHEKYVGEAVESVLNQNFTDFEFIIINDGSTDNTDEIIRGYKDTRIRYYTQENIDAPNTINKGINLSNGKYISIINSDDVYHRDRLAVLVDTAESKDARFIATDLVFIDKSSTVIEDPLFKYNSWYNRLKSIYMETGSVESVIFSNNIVVTSSNMFFHSNAKEEVGLFNKYRYTHDYDFILRALAAYRNRFLFLADKTLLYYRIHDKNTIRQAPLRSQDETFNIFIRMIPEFMSNGDDKLILENALFRLGKLYGNRFRECRRLRRSNRKMRRSRSWKLTAPLRWFYGKYSAFLRLGSKLAASK; encoded by the coding sequence GATATACTCAAGCCGAGGGTGATTGTAGAGTTAGGAACGCAATATGGAGATTCATATTGCGCTTTTTGTCAGGCTGTTCAGGAGCTTAGCCTAAACACCAGTTGTTATGCTATTGACACATGGCGGGGAGATGCTCATACGGGCTCCTATGGCCCGGAGGTCTTAGCTGACTTAAGTGAACATCATGATCCCCTCTATGGTAGTTTTTCCCGCTTGGTAGAGAGCACATTCGACGAGGCACTAGAGCATTTTAATGATGGAACCATAGACCTTCTCCACATAGATGGCTACCATACATACGACGCGGTGAGGCACGATTTCGAGTCATGGCTACCGAAAATGAGCGATTGCGGGGTTATTCTCTTTCACGACATCAATGTTCGAAAGGGTGACTTCGGGGTGTGGAGGTTATGGGAAGAGCTTAAGGAAAAATATCCTCACTTTGAGTTTGTTCACGGGCACGGCCTGGGAGTACTGGCTATAGGCAGGAGGCAGTCAGGTGCTTTTCAAGAACTGATGAGGGCGTCGCCGGATGAAGTTCTGAGAATTAGAAGTTTCTTATTTCATATCTCACAAAGACTTACGCTTAAGACCGAGTACATGGCACAATTAAGTGCAGAGCATAAGCGATTCATGCTAGACATAACGCAACTTCCGTCTATTGTGAAGGCCCAGGAGCGGTCGTTAACTGAGAAGAATCAGCGATTAGAAGGGCTTCTGGCTGAACAGAAGGGTTTGAATCACAAGATCAAGATTCTTCAGGCCTCTCTGGAACAGAGAGAGGAAGAAGCAATGAGATTAGAAGAAGAGCAGAGGCGGTTAACACAGCGGATAAACCAGCTTGAAACCACTATACAGAACCAACAACAAGAAATAAATGATAAGGTGGAGCAAGTTCAAGAGATGATTGAACTTATTGGACAGAAAGACACGGTGATTCAGGAGAAAGACAAACAAATACTCGAGGTGGGGAAGATGAAAAATCCATTAGTCAGCGTGATCATGCCTGCATATAACCACGAAAAGTATGTGGGTGAAGCGGTGGAGAGTGTACTCAACCAAAACTTCACCGATTTTGAATTTATCATAATAAACGATGGGTCGACGGATAATACGGATGAGATTATACGGGGATATAAGGACACCCGTATCCGCTATTACACCCAGGAAAATATAGATGCACCTAACACCATCAACAAGGGAATCAATCTTTCTAATGGGAAATACATTTCTATAATTAATTCCGACGACGTTTACCATAGAGACCGGCTGGCCGTCCTGGTAGACACAGCCGAATCAAAAGATGCCCGCTTCATCGCCACCGACTTGGTATTCATAGATAAATCTTCCACAGTCATTGAAGACCCATTATTCAAATACAATTCCTGGTATAACCGATTAAAATCTATCTATATGGAGACCGGTTCTGTTGAGAGCGTAATTTTCTCGAACAATATAGTAGTGACGAGCTCGAACATGTTCTTTCACAGTAATGCCAAGGAAGAGGTTGGATTATTCAATAAATACCGGTATACGCATGATTATGACTTCATACTTCGAGCACTGGCAGCCTACCGAAATAGATTTTTATTTCTGGCGGATAAGACGTTACTTTATTACAGAATTCACGATAAGAACACAATCAGACAGGCCCCTCTTCGCTCACAGGACGAAACATTCAACATTTTTATAAGGATGATCCCGGAGTTCATGAGCAATGGGGATGATAAGCTTATTCTTGAAAACGCCTTGTTCCGTCTTGGCAAGCTCTACGGTAACCGGTTTAGAGAATGCAGAAGATTGAGAAGGTCAAACCGGAAAATGAGAAGATCAAGAAGCTGGAAGCTGACGGCACCGCTCCGTTGGTTTTACGGCAAATATTCTGCTTTTTTGAGATTAGGCTCCAAGCTGGCGGCATCGAAATAG